A single genomic interval of Pseudomonadota bacterium harbors:
- a CDS encoding N-acetylmuramoyl-L-alanine amidase, whose protein sequence is MPNTSQHPPDRGDTALPLRRAPGCTSRTGALCLVTLCLLDTGFKPARAEPRQRLIVLDPGHGGTDSGALSTDGSLSEARLVLDIAKRVRRILLRRDPGLLVLMTREHDIAVSLEERIALANAWNADVFLSLHLNAASSSVRKGGVVTFVLDRRDGQDIEEDRVRQGPSHGGDPRGLQRVLSSLQRGDLAERSKQLARSVQRLTVATGRRGLPSLADRGVRRRLFSVLLGARMPAALLEAAFLTEPREAAALRTERYRELLAGGIAEGILSYLQAVS, encoded by the coding sequence ATGCCCAATACCTCCCAGCATCCGCCGGACCGCGGTGACACCGCGCTGCCCCTGCGTCGGGCACCCGGTTGCACAAGCCGCACCGGGGCGCTGTGCTTGGTAACGCTCTGCCTGTTGGACACGGGCTTCAAACCCGCAAGAGCGGAACCCCGTCAACGGCTGATCGTGCTTGACCCAGGGCACGGGGGAACCGATTCGGGCGCGCTCTCCACGGACGGCAGCCTGTCCGAGGCGCGGCTGGTTCTCGATATCGCGAAACGCGTACGCCGAATCCTGCTTCGACGCGATCCCGGGCTGTTGGTGCTCATGACGCGCGAGCACGATATCGCCGTTTCGCTCGAGGAGCGGATCGCGTTGGCGAACGCCTGGAACGCCGATGTATTCCTGTCGCTGCACTTGAACGCCGCGTCGTCCAGCGTGCGAAAGGGAGGCGTGGTGACTTTTGTTTTGGACCGTCGCGACGGACAAGACATCGAAGAGGACCGGGTGCGGCAGGGCCCGAGCCACGGGGGCGATCCACGCGGACTCCAGCGTGTGCTCTCTTCGCTACAGCGCGGTGACTTGGCAGAACGCTCCAAGCAACTCGCACGCAGCGTTCAACGGTTGACGGTCGCGACAGGTCGGCGCGGGCTGCCCAGCCTGGCCGACCGGGGCGTGCGTCGCAGGCTGTTTTCCGTGCTGTTGGGGGCTCGGATGCCTGCGGCGCTGCTGGAGGCTGCGTTCCTGACGGAGCCGCGGGAAGCGGCGGCACTGCGCACCGAGCGTTATCGCGAGCTGCTTGCGGGGGGGATCGCGGAGGGAATCCTGAGCTACCTGCAGGCCGTTTCGTGA